The Pimelobacter simplex genomic sequence GCCACGCCCTCGCGCCACTCGTCGATGCCGAACTGGCGCTCGGTGACGTGGTGGCCCATCTTGCCGGCCAGCTCGATGATCGAGGAGCGGGTGATGCCCTCGAGGATCGTGCCGGTCTCGGGGGTGACGATCGAGCCGTCGTCGAACACGAAGTACATGTTCATCCCGCCGAGCTCCTCGACGTAGGTGCCCTCCTGGGCGTCGAGGAAGACGACCTGGTCGCACCCGGCGGCGTAGGCCTCCTGCTGGGCGACCAGCGACGAGGCGTAGTTGCCGCCGGTCTTGGCCGCGCCCATGCCGCCGCGGCCGGCCCGGGTGTACTCCTCGGTGAGCCACAGCGTGACCGGCTTGACGCCGCCCTTGAAGTAGGCGCCTGCCGGGCTCGCGATCACCATGAAGGTGACGTGCTGGGCCGGGCGCACCCCGAGGAACTTCTCGGAGGCGAACATGAACGGGCGCAGGTAGAGGCTCTTCTCGCCGCCGTCGGGGTTGCCGGGCACCCAGCGGGCGTCGGCCTTGACGAGCTCCTCGACGGCCTGGAGGAAGTCGGGGACCTCCAGGACGGGCAGCGCGAGGCGGTGGCTGGAGCGGATCATCCGCTCGGCGTTGGCCTCGGGGCGGAACAGCCACAGCGAGTCGTCGTCGTGGCGGTAGGCCTTCATGCCCTCGAAGGTCTCCTGCGCGTAGTGCAGGACGGCGGCCGCGGGGTCGAGCGTGATCGGGCCGTAGGGCGTGATCCGCGCGTCGTACCAGCCCTGCTCCGGGGTCCACTCGACGGTGAACATGTGGTCGGAGAAGTGCGAGCCGAAGCCGGGGTTGGCCAGGATCTCCGCCAGCCGGGTGTCGTCGGTGGGGTTCGCAGAGAGCGTGGTGGTGATCTGCATGGTCATCAGGTTAGTCCTCGTTAACGCGGGTCGGCAGGGGGCATTCTGCCCGCGTTCCGGAGGGGAGCACTCCGAACGCGGGTCAGCCCGCTACTCGTGCCGCGATCGCGTCGCCCACCTCGGGCGTACGACGCTGCTGGCCGGGCGTGCGCGCCTCGAGGTCGGCGAGGACCGCCGTCTCGATCCGGGCGGCCGCCTCGGGGTGGCCGAGGTGGTCGAGCAGGAGCGCACCGGACAGGATCGCCGCGGTCGGGTCGGCGATGAGCTGACCCGCGATGTCGGGGGCCGAGCCGTGCACGGGCTCGAACATCGACGGCGCGGTGCGGTCGGGGTTGACGTTGCCCGACGCGGCCAGGCCGATGCCGCCGGTGATCGCGGCGGCGAGGTCGGTGACGATGTCGCCGAACAGGTTGTCGGTGACGATGACGTCGAAGCGCTGGGGGTCGGTGGCGAGGAAGATCATCACCGCGTCGATGTGGCAGTAGTCGGTGGTCACGTCGGGGTACTCCGCCGCGACCTTCTCGAACAGCCGCCACCAGACCTGACCGGCGTGCACGAGCACGTTGGTCTTGTGGACGAGGGTGAGCTTCTTGCGGGGGCGCTTGCGGGCGCGCTCGAAGGCGTCGCGCACGACGCGCTCGACGCCGTAGGCGGTGTTGACCGAGACCTCGGTGGCGACCTCGGCCGGCGTACCGACGCGCAGGGCGCCGCCGTTGCCGGTGTAGGGGCCCTCGGTGCCCTCGCGGACGACCACGAAGTCGATCTCGCCCTTGCCCAGCACCGCGTCGGACAGCGGCGCGACCGAGCCCGGGAACAGGCGCGAGGGACGCAGGTTGACGTAGTGGTCGAGCTCGAAGCGGAGCTTGAGCAGCAGGCCGCGCTCGAGGATGCCCGGGGGCAGGTTCGGGTCGTTGGGCTTGCCGCCGACGGCGCCGAGGAGGATCGCGTCCTGGCCCTTGATCTCGGCGAGGACCGCGTCGGGCAGGACCTCGCCGGTCTTGAGGTAGTTCTCGGCACCGAGGTCGTACTGGGTGCGGGAGAACTTCAGCTCGGCCGGCGCCGCCACCTCGAGCACCTTGAGCGCCTCGGCGGTGACCTCGGGACCGATGCCGTCACCAGGGATGACGGCGAGGTCGACCTGGCCGGTCGCGGGCGTGAAGGAGGCAGAGGACGTGTCGGTCATGACGGCGAGGTTAGTTGTCGTCGGGGCGCGCGGCGTCACCGTCTCGCAGGTCAACCGCCGCGGCGACCTCGTCGAGCTCGCGGTGGAAGGGGTGCTCGGGGTTGTGCTTGGCCGGGCCCCACTCGGTGCTGCTGGCGTCGGTGTGCGAGGCGTAGCCGGTCGGGTTGGTCCGGCGGTCGGTGGTCGTGAACATCGCTGGTTGTCTTTCGTGAGGAGGAGCTGCGCGGGTGGAGGGGAACGGGTATTGCCGTCCTGGGCTCCTCCCACCGCGACGGGTGGGTGTCAGCTCGTGGGTCTCACGATGTCGACTGCGACGGGGGTGCGGATCACGCGGTATGCCGGCCGGTGGGCCCGTCGCGGTGCTCTGCGGAGAAAGCGCCAGGACTGTCGAGTTGGACGAGCGGCCTGGGCGCCGATACAAGGGAACGCCGCGTTCACCGCGGCGAGGTGGCCTCTCTCAGGCCTCGCCGCGGCGCACGATTACGAGAAGAGCGCTCCGCATGGTGGACAGATCCTACGACAGGTGAGACGCGGAGGCCAGCACCGTCTCGCATGGCGGAGGGCCGGACCGGCCGTCCAGGGGCCGAGACCCACCGTCAGCATCTGAGACACCGGATGTAAGACTCGATCTATGAGCGCGCCTCCCGAGCTTCCCGACGTCGTCAACCGCGCGTTCGACGTGTCCCGGCGCGCGGGCTACGTGTCGTTCTGCCGCAACGAGACCGGCCGCCTGCTGGCCGCGCTCGCGGCGACCCGCGAGGGCACGATGGCCGAGTTCGGCACCGGCTGCGGCGTCGGTACGGCGTGGCTGCGCTCGGGCGTGCGCAACGACAAGGCGCGCATCCTCACCGCCGAGCTCAACCCCAAGCTCGCCGCGGCCGCGGCCGAGATCTTCGAGGACGACGCCCAGGTCGACGTCCTCGCCGCGGACTGGTCGACGCTGATGGACAAGGGCCCGTTCTCGCTGCTCTTCCTCGACTCCGGTGACCCCTCGGCGGTCGGCGTCGACAAGATCGCCGACCTGGTCGAGCCGGGCGGCATCGTGGTGCTCGACGACTTCGTGCCGTGCGAGATGTGGCCGCCGATCACCGGCGGCCGGGTCGACACGCTGCGCGAGGAGTGGCTGACCGACGAGCGGTTCACCACCGTCGAGGTGATGGTCGCCGTGGACGCCTCGGCGCTCATCGCCACCCGCCGCTGAACCGCCCGCGCCGCCGCTGAACCGCCCGCGCCGCCGCTGAACCGCCCGCACCGCCGCTGAACCGCCCGCACCGCCGCTGAGCCGGCTCGGGGCGGCCGCGCGCGTCCGCGGCGGGTGCGACCGTCGTCGGGTAACACGCTGTCCACCGTGCTGACCGGCGGTTGACGTCGCTCCACGCCGTCTGCAACGGCGTGGAAGCAACGACAAGTGGCGCGAACCAACGCGGACAGCGTGTTACAGCGGGTGGGGCGCGGCGCGGCGCGGCGGGGGCGGCGCTCAGACCTCGCCCGGCTGGGCCCGCCGGACCACCAGCCGGGTCCACGCCCCGAGGTAGACGCGGGCGTCCGGGGCGATCTCGCGCTTCTCGCCCGCCGGCACCGGGTCCTTGGGCAGCGGGCCGACGGCCGAGCCGAGGTAGGTGCCGTTGGAGGAGCCCAGGTCCTCGACCCACCAGCGGCTGCCGTCGGTGGTCAGCTGGCAGTGGCGCCGGCTGATGCCGTTGTCGGAGCCGAGGTCGATGTCGGGGTGGATCCCGCGGCTGCGCGAGGTGCGCCCGACCAGGATCGACGTCGACCGCAGCGGTACGACGGTCGGCACGCCCGCGGAGGGCAGCGGGTCGGTGGACTCCTGGTCGGCGTACCAGTCGGGGTCGATCCACACCTCGGCCACCCAGGCCTCGGCCAGCGGCGGCGCGACCGAGACCGGCGGCGCCGGCGGGGCGTCCGGCACGGAGGGCGCGGACGGCGCCGAGGGCGCGTCGAGGTCGAGCGGCGAGGGCGGGGCGAGCGGGGTGATCGGCCGCGGCATCGAGCCGGTCGTGAAGTCGTAGCCGCAGGCCTCGCAGAACAGCGCGCTCGGCGGGTTCGCGGCCTGGCAGTTCGGGCACGCGGTGGTGGTCGGCTCGGCAGGGGCCGCCGGAGCGGCCGGAGCGGCCGATGCGGCGGCCTCCGCGGCCGGGTCGGCGGCGGGTGCCGGAGCACCGCCGCCGGCCGGGATCGGCAGACCGCAGACGTCGCAGTAGTCGTCGGCGGCCGATTCGTGCCCGGACGGGCAGGTACTCATGAGGTGGGCTCCTTGCGGATCCTCGTGGTCTTGGTGGAGGCGGTGTCGAGGGCCATCTCGTCGGCCTTGTCGACCGCGCGCTTGAGCCGGACGGTGCCGGTCTCCTCGCTGTCGACGTCGACGACCTTGCGGAGCTTGGAGGTCGCCTCGTCGTTGCCGGTCTCGGCGGCGAGCTGGACGGCGCGGCCGAGCTTGGTGGTCGCGGTCGCCTCGTCGCCGGCGGCCTTGGCCGCGAGCCCCTCCTGGATCATCTGGGCGAGCTCGGCCTGCCCGGTGTAGTGGGCGACCTGCTGGTCGATCCGGGTGGTGAGCTCGGAGTTGCCCGACCAGGTCGCCTTGACCAGCGCCTGGGTGACGACGTCGCTGCCGAGCGCGAGCTGGACCCGGGCCGCGAGCTGCTCCTGGCCGATCGCCTTGGCCGGGACCCGGATCGCGACGTGGTAGTCGCGGGACTCGTCGGCCCAGGCGCCCGTCGGGTAGTCGCCGGTGAGCGGGTTGACCGGCGTCCGCCGGTTGCTGAGGTCCTCGACGGTCGGCGAGACCTGGCGCACGAAGAGCACCTCGGCGCCCTGGGGCGTCCAGACCCGCAGCGAGGCGTCGGCGACGCCGCGGGACATGGCGTTGCGCATGATCTCCTCGAACTGCGCCTTCATCTCCGCCGGGCGCGGGATGATGTCGACGGTGCCGAGCAGGGCCTGGGCGATCCGGCGGATCTCGGCGACCTGCCAGTCGGTGCCGGCGCCGCGGCAGTCGGCCTGGAAGTAGCCGGTCGCGCGGTTGATCGCGTCGTCGAGCCGGCCGGGGCGCTCGCGGTTCTCGCCGTCGGTGAGCAGCAGGACGTGGCGCTGGGTGACCTCGGCGACGGAGCCGAAGAGCTGGCCGGCCAGGTCGAGCCAGGTGCTGATCGCGGTGCCGCCGCTGCCGACGAAGCGGCCGATCGCGGCGGCGGCGTCCTGGCGGGTACGGGCGTCCATCCGGACCATGCCCGGGCCGCTGGAGACCTGCGGGTAGGCCAGCATCGCGCGGTCGGCGCCGGCGATGACGGCGAAGTAGGTGCCGTCGACGATCTCGGCCAGCGCGGCCTGCGCGGCCTCCTTGGCGGCAGCCATCGTCGAGGGGCCCATCGAGCCCGAGGTGTCGACGATGATGATCTCGCCCGCGCTGCCCGCGCCGGACTGACCGGCGGTGCCGGCCCCCTGGCAGGTGATCGTGACGATCGCGTTGACGTCGGTCCCGCCGTCGGGCAGGAACTCGTTCTGGTAGACGGCGGCGCTGAACTCAGCCATCGCTCGGCTCTCCTCCTGAGGTGCCCGCCGGTGCGGGCGTCGGGGTCTGGTCATTCTGCCCGAGATCGACCCGGGCGACGGCGGCGGTGATGTTGTCGTGGCCGCCGGCGGCGTTGGCGAAGGCGACGAGCGCCCCCGCGAGGGCGAGCGGGTCCGCCGTGGCGGCGGCGCGCACCTGGGTGTGCATCTCCTCGGGCGTGGACGCGTAGTTCCACAGTCCGTCGGAGCAGGCGAGCAACCAGCCGGGCTCGGCGACGTCGAGGGTGCCGACGGAGGGCACGAAGTCCTCGGAGTCGCGCCCGAGCCACTTGGTGATCGCGTGCGCCTGGGGTCCGGACTCGGCGACCTCGCGGGCGATGCCCTCGGCGATCTGGGCCTGGGCCAGCGAGTCGTCGGTGGTCAGCTGGACCGCCGTACCGGCGTCGGGCACCCAGTAGCAGCGGGAGTCGCCGACGTTGGCCCAGGTGATCCGGCGCCCCTCGAGCACGGCGGCGGTGAACGTCGCCGACGCGGGGTTGGGCGAGTCGGGGTCGGTGACCGCCACGATCGCGGTGTTGGCGGCCGCCGCGGCCGCCGTCATCACCTTGCGCACGGCGGCGTCGCGGCTCTCCGGCGTCCCCATGCCCGCAGGCAGCGGCACCCGCAGCACCTCGCGCGCCGCGCGGGCGCCGGCCAGGGAGGCGACATCGGAGTCGATG encodes the following:
- a CDS encoding vWA domain-containing protein, giving the protein MAEFSAAVYQNEFLPDGGTDVNAIVTITCQGAGTAGQSGAGSAGEIIIVDTSGSMGPSTMAAAKEAAQAALAEIVDGTYFAVIAGADRAMLAYPQVSSGPGMVRMDARTRQDAAAAIGRFVGSGGTAISTWLDLAGQLFGSVAEVTQRHVLLLTDGENRERPGRLDDAINRATGYFQADCRGAGTDWQVAEIRRIAQALLGTVDIIPRPAEMKAQFEEIMRNAMSRGVADASLRVWTPQGAEVLFVRQVSPTVEDLSNRRTPVNPLTGDYPTGAWADESRDYHVAIRVPAKAIGQEQLAARVQLALGSDVVTQALVKATWSGNSELTTRIDQQVAHYTGQAELAQMIQEGLAAKAAGDEATATTKLGRAVQLAAETGNDEATSKLRKVVDVDSEETGTVRLKRAVDKADEMALDTASTKTTRIRKEPTS
- a CDS encoding 3-isopropylmalate dehydrogenase, producing MTDTSSASFTPATGQVDLAVIPGDGIGPEVTAEALKVLEVAAPAELKFSRTQYDLGAENYLKTGEVLPDAVLAEIKGQDAILLGAVGGKPNDPNLPPGILERGLLLKLRFELDHYVNLRPSRLFPGSVAPLSDAVLGKGEIDFVVVREGTEGPYTGNGGALRVGTPAEVATEVSVNTAYGVERVVRDAFERARKRPRKKLTLVHKTNVLVHAGQVWWRLFEKVAAEYPDVTTDYCHIDAVMIFLATDPQRFDVIVTDNLFGDIVTDLAAAITGGIGLAASGNVNPDRTAPSMFEPVHGSAPDIAGQLIADPTAAILSGALLLDHLGHPEAAARIETAVLADLEARTPGQQRRTPEVGDAIAARVAG
- a CDS encoding O-methyltransferase yields the protein MSAPPELPDVVNRAFDVSRRAGYVSFCRNETGRLLAALAATREGTMAEFGTGCGVGTAWLRSGVRNDKARILTAELNPKLAAAAAEIFEDDAQVDVLAADWSTLMDKGPFSLLFLDSGDPSAVGVDKIADLVEPGGIVVLDDFVPCEMWPPITGGRVDTLREEWLTDERFTTVEVMVAVDASALIATRR
- a CDS encoding branched-chain amino acid aminotransferase, which codes for MQITTTLSANPTDDTRLAEILANPGFGSHFSDHMFTVEWTPEQGWYDARITPYGPITLDPAAAVLHYAQETFEGMKAYRHDDDSLWLFRPEANAERMIRSSHRLALPVLEVPDFLQAVEELVKADARWVPGNPDGGEKSLYLRPFMFASEKFLGVRPAQHVTFMVIASPAGAYFKGGVKPVTLWLTEEYTRAGRGGMGAAKTGGNYASSLVAQQEAYAAGCDQVVFLDAQEGTYVEELGGMNMYFVFDDGSIVTPETGTILEGITRSSIIELAGKMGHHVTERQFGIDEWREGVASGRITEIFACGTAAVVTPVGALKWAGGETAAPASQDLTMRIRQALVDVQLGRADDTFGWMRKID
- a CDS encoding PP2C family serine/threonine-protein phosphatase, with the protein product MTCPSCGAALAPGARFCEGCGAPVGTADAAPAPVAPASADHPLGDAPISAPTRKPAGTLPDPPAPAGRRPCTECGGEVGPDLYCVECGTKAPSERDHFEEQPAPWVAGVCDKAIRKNRNEDAMALLAGAEPGSRAVLIVMDGVSNSIDSDVASLAGARAAREVLRVPLPAGMGTPESRDAAVRKVMTAAAAAANTAIVAVTDPDSPNPASATFTAAVLEGRRITWANVGDSRCYWVPDAGTAVQLTTDDSLAQAQIAEGIAREVAESGPQAHAITKWLGRDSEDFVPSVGTLDVAEPGWLLACSDGLWNYASTPEEMHTQVRAAATADPLALAGALVAFANAAGGHDNITAAVARVDLGQNDQTPTPAPAGTSGGEPSDG
- a CDS encoding FHA domain-containing protein, with the protein product MSTCPSGHESAADDYCDVCGLPIPAGGGAPAPAADPAAEAAASAAPAAPAAPAEPTTTACPNCQAANPPSALFCEACGYDFTTGSMPRPITPLAPPSPLDLDAPSAPSAPSVPDAPPAPPVSVAPPLAEAWVAEVWIDPDWYADQESTDPLPSAGVPTVVPLRSTSILVGRTSRSRGIHPDIDLGSDNGISRRHCQLTTDGSRWWVEDLGSSNGTYLGSAVGPLPKDPVPAGEKREIAPDARVYLGAWTRLVVRRAQPGEV